One window of the Fibrobacter sp. UWP2 genome contains the following:
- a CDS encoding penicillin-binding protein activator LpoB — MSKIWTLCLCASLAFLVGCSSGGKKVSRIDSNSVTDLSGAWNDTDSRLVADEMITDCLNRPWYQTMLQQKNGQVPTVVIGKVRNKSHEHINVETFIKDIERALINSGKADFVANAEERTELRDELASQAGNATEETRKDAGQEIGADLMLTGTLNSIVDQEGGEQVIYYQVDMELTDIQSHKKVWIGDKKIKKYVSQSSVKM, encoded by the coding sequence ATGTCTAAGATTTGGACACTCTGCCTTTGCGCCTCTCTCGCCTTCCTCGTCGGCTGCTCCAGCGGCGGCAAGAAGGTTTCCCGCATTGACTCCAACTCCGTCACCGACCTCTCTGGCGCTTGGAACGATACCGACTCCCGCCTCGTCGCGGACGAAATGATTACCGACTGCCTCAACCGTCCGTGGTACCAGACCATGCTCCAGCAAAAGAACGGCCAGGTCCCGACCGTGGTGATTGGCAAGGTCCGCAACAAGAGCCACGAACACATCAACGTGGAGACGTTCATCAAGGACATTGAACGCGCCCTCATCAACAGCGGCAAGGCCGACTTTGTGGCAAATGCCGAGGAACGCACCGAACTCCGTGACGAGCTCGCAAGCCAGGCCGGCAACGCCACCGAAGAGACCCGCAAGGACGCCGGTCAAGAAATCGGCGCCGACCTCATGCTCACCGGCACGCTCAACTCCATCGTGGACCAGGAAGGTGGCGAACAGGTCATCTACTACCAGGTCGACATGGAACTCACTGACATCCAGAGCCACAAGAAGGTTTGGATCGGCGACAAGAAGATCAAGAAGTACGTGTCCCAGTCCAGCGTGAAGATGTAA
- a CDS encoding PEGA domain-containing protein produces MKKLYVFALMVAFLFTAAVADDDPPPRGKPAVVNIITNPPNSEVYLGGENLGKSPIENLSVKSGRQTLVVIDQGYELVNQRVNVWPGNDKRNTFDFGTKIPKGHIKVSTKPGKCIIFVDGDQADKTDGAPLTIHNLDAGDHVVRAECSNRKSAETLVTVKGEETVEIELDATSGKKKK; encoded by the coding sequence ATGAAAAAGCTCTATGTTTTTGCCCTCATGGTGGCATTCCTCTTTACCGCCGCCGTCGCTGACGACGACCCACCTCCGCGCGGCAAGCCGGCCGTTGTCAACATCATTACCAACCCGCCTAACAGCGAAGTCTACCTGGGCGGCGAGAATCTCGGCAAGAGCCCCATTGAAAACTTGAGCGTCAAGTCGGGCCGCCAGACTCTCGTGGTGATTGACCAGGGTTACGAACTGGTGAACCAGCGCGTGAACGTTTGGCCGGGTAACGACAAGCGCAACACCTTCGACTTCGGTACCAAGATCCCGAAGGGTCACATCAAGGTCTCGACCAAGCCGGGCAAGTGCATCATCTTCGTCGATGGCGACCAGGCCGACAAGACCGACGGCGCTCCGCTCACCATCCACAACCTGGATGCTGGCGACCACGTGGTGCGTGCCGAATGCTCCAACCGCAAGTCTGCCGAAACTCTCGTGACCGTGAAAGGCGAAGAGACTGTCGAAATCGAGCTTGACGCCACCTCGGGCAAGAAGAAAAAATAA